From a single Patescibacteria group bacterium genomic region:
- a CDS encoding tyrosine-type recombinase/integrase, whose protein sequence is MQESEKPIPDHLTDFLDWLDIERGLSNKSQENYSKFLKKFLVWLKENKLDDLKPHQISPAHIWDYKVYLSRQSKTPLKKSTQNYYLIALRSFLNFFADRDIITLPAEKIKLGKNKGEKTVHFLNLEQIKKLLAAPNTSKRAGLRDRAILESLFSTGLRIAELVSLNKEQIRLKAITKDLEVGIIGKGNYPRTVYFSERSVKWLKKYLKTRQDKEKALFINYQGRKDASRRLTACYIERILKRYALLAGLPVNTTPHTIRHSFATDLLSKGADLRLIQEFLGHRNIATTQIYTHVTNKRLRDVHRQFHSGGGLDE, encoded by the coding sequence ATGCAAGAAAGTGAAAAACCCATTCCTGACCACTTAACGGACTTTTTGGATTGGTTGGACATTGAAAGAGGTCTATCTAATAAATCCCAAGAAAATTATTCCAAGTTTTTAAAAAAGTTTTTGGTTTGGTTAAAAGAAAACAAATTAGACGACTTAAAACCTCACCAGATCTCCCCCGCTCATATTTGGGATTATAAAGTATATTTGTCGCGTCAGTCAAAAACGCCCCTTAAAAAATCAACCCAAAATTATTATCTAATCGCTTTAAGGTCTTTTTTAAATTTTTTCGCTGACCGCGATATAATTACTCTGCCTGCTGAAAAAATTAAATTAGGGAAAAATAAAGGTGAAAAAACAGTTCATTTTTTAAATTTGGAACAGATAAAAAAACTACTCGCGGCGCCTAATACATCAAAACGCGCTGGATTGCGCGACCGAGCAATCCTTGAATCATTGTTTTCAACTGGTTTAAGAATAGCTGAATTGGTCTCGCTTAACAAAGAGCAAATTAGATTAAAAGCAATAACAAAGGATTTAGAAGTTGGTATTATCGGCAAAGGTAATTATCCGAGAACAGTTTATTTTTCCGAAAGATCAGTTAAGTGGTTAAAAAAATATCTTAAAACAAGGCAAGACAAAGAAAAGGCGCTATTTATTAACTATCAAGGAAGAAAAGACGCTTCAAGGCGTCTTACTGCTTGCTATATAGAAAGAATCTTAAAAAGATACGCGTTATTGGCGGGATTGCCTGTTAATACGACTCCACACACAATAAGACATTCTTTTGCCACAGACTTGTTAAGCAAAGGCGCTGATTTGCGACTGATTCAGGAATTCTTGGGGCATCGCAATATCGCCACTACTCAAATTTATACTCATGTGACGAATAAGCGGCTGCGCGATGTTCACCGTCAATTTCACAGCGGCGGCGGGTTAGATGAATAA
- a CDS encoding PD-(D/E)XK nuclease family protein has product MRISYSGLETFSLCPAKYKFQYIERIRTPKSKDAFFGTLIHECLNVFHNPSQPTPPLEEDILKYFTEKWDSEIYQDEQEEAFAFHQGVEILKNYCSQNRKTDSIIVSLETLFAAPLLDGEETHYITGRIDRVDKLADGSFEVIDYKTTKKMPSQEYVDGNLQLSVYHLGVISRWPSFQKENQPIKLSLHFLRHNEKLSTQRSDKQVGESKEKILSLISQIRESAFEPISNPLCDWCAFQRYCPLFRHKFIKEEETIDNAKIKEVIAEYFDIKFKQNQSNRRLGELKLAINQYCDANKIDRVFGEDGQITRSTQKRFSYSFSKVREILEPMKKWNEILTIDMPKFRKLIETLPYHLKKEIDQTKTLEREFKVISAVKKK; this is encoded by the coding sequence ATGCGCATTTCCTACTCTGGGCTGGAAACATTTTCGTTGTGTCCGGCTAAATACAAATTTCAATATATTGAGAGAATTAGAACTCCTAAATCAAAGGACGCGTTTTTTGGCACCTTGATTCACGAATGTTTGAATGTGTTTCACAATCCCAGCCAGCCCACTCCCCCGCTTGAGGAAGATATTTTAAAATACTTTACGGAAAAATGGGATAGCGAAATTTACCAGGACGAACAAGAAGAGGCATTCGCGTTTCATCAAGGTGTTGAAATTTTAAAAAATTATTGCTCTCAAAATAGAAAAACCGACTCCATTATCGTCAGTTTAGAAACGCTTTTCGCGGCGCCTCTTTTGGATGGCGAAGAAACACACTATATCACAGGACGAATTGACCGCGTTGATAAATTGGCCGATGGCTCGTTTGAGGTGATTGATTACAAGACGACAAAAAAAATGCCATCCCAAGAATATGTAGACGGCAATCTTCAACTTTCAGTTTATCATCTCGGAGTCATTAGCCGCTGGCCTTCTTTTCAAAAAGAGAATCAGCCGATTAAATTATCGCTTCATTTTTTGAGGCATAATGAAAAACTTTCAACGCAAAGAAGCGATAAACAAGTTGGCGAGAGCAAAGAAAAAATTCTTTCTTTAATCAGTCAAATCAGAGAAAGCGCCTTTGAGCCGATCTCAAATCCTCTTTGCGATTGGTGCGCTTTTCAACGATACTGTCCGCTCTTTAGGCATAAATTCATTAAAGAAGAGGAGACGATAGATAACGCGAAAATTAAAGAAGTGATCGCCGAATATTTTGACATTAAATTCAAACAAAACCAAAGTAATAGAAGATTGGGCGAACTTAAATTGGCGATTAACCAATACTGCGACGCTAATAAAATAGACCGCGTTTTTGGCGAGGACGGGCAAATTACCCGCTCAACGCAAAAAAGATTTAGTTATAGTTTTAGCAAAGTCCGAGAAATTCTTGAACCAATGAAAAAATGGAACGAGATTTTAACAATTGACATGCCCAAATTCAGAAAATTAATTGAGACCCTCCCCTACCATTTGAAAAAAGAAATAGACCAAACAAAAACATTAGAAAGAGAATTTAAGGTGATTTCAGCGGTGAAGAAAAAATAA
- the rpmA gene encoding 50S ribosomal protein L27, whose protein sequence is MSKTKAAGSTKLGRDSQPQYLGVKLSGGQKAKPGSIIIRQRGTKFVPGKNVRLGRDDTIYSLAKGIVEFATKKIKRFDGSRRVAKVVSVK, encoded by the coding sequence ATGTCTAAAACAAAAGCGGCGGGGTCTACAAAGTTAGGCCGCGATTCGCAACCACAATATTTAGGAGTTAAATTATCTGGTGGCCAAAAAGCCAAGCCGGGCAGTATTATTATCCGTCAAAGAGGAACTAAATTTGTTCCCGGCAAGAATGTTCGTCTTGGGAGAGATGATACTATTTATTCCCTCGCGAAAGGAATTGTTGAGTTTGCCACTAAAAAAATAAAAAGATTTGACGGTTCTCGGAGAGTCGCTAAAGTAGTTAGCGTGAAATAA
- a CDS encoding CTP synthase gives MLKTRYIFVIGGVMSGVGKGIATASIGKILQSKGYKVSAIKIDPYINVDAGTMNPIEHGEVFVTDDGLESDQDLGNYERFLNQDLHSDNYMTTGRVYQTVIQKERNLGYHGKCVEVVPHIPEEVIRRIKKVAKKDSADFVLIEVGGTVGEYQNILFLEAARMLHLKHPKDVLFVLVSYLPVPKKIGEMKTKPTQSAVKAINSVGIQPDFIIARSEYPLDEPRKKKISIFCNVQKEDVISAPDIQNIYEVPLNFQKEKLGQRILKKFKLRAKKKNLEDWQNLVKTIKSSKKRVNIGIVGKYFSTGNFVLSDSYISVIEAVKHSAWHHKRGVKIHWLNSEEYEKSPQKIKELKNLDGVIVPGGYGDRGTEGKIKTIEFCRKNKIPYLGLCYGMQLAVVEFARNVCGLKDANTIEINPKTKYPVIDIMPEQKVKIKEKNYGGSMRLGAYKCELAKGTRSRQAYKRKEIFERHRHRYEFNNDFRALLEKKGLIIAGVNPEKNLVEIIELKNHPFFVATQFHPEFKSRPLSPHPLFLEFIKAGLISR, from the coding sequence ATGCTAAAGACAAGATATATTTTTGTGATTGGGGGAGTGATGTCTGGAGTTGGCAAAGGAATCGCGACCGCTTCTATCGGAAAGATTCTTCAGAGCAAGGGATATAAGGTCTCGGCGATAAAGATTGACCCTTATATCAATGTTGACGCGGGAACAATGAACCCGATTGAACATGGCGAGGTTTTTGTCACAGACGACGGGTTAGAGTCCGATCAAGATCTCGGAAACTATGAAAGGTTTTTAAACCAGGACTTGCACAGCGACAATTACATGACTACTGGGCGGGTCTACCAAACCGTCATCCAAAAAGAAAGAAACCTCGGTTATCACGGAAAATGCGTGGAGGTCGTCCCTCATATTCCAGAAGAAGTTATTCGCAGAATTAAAAAAGTCGCCAAAAAAGACAGCGCGGATTTTGTTCTAATAGAAGTGGGCGGCACAGTGGGGGAGTATCAAAATATTTTATTTTTGGAAGCGGCGCGAATGCTGCATTTAAAACATCCTAAGGATGTTCTTTTTGTTTTGGTGAGTTATCTGCCCGTGCCGAAAAAAATCGGCGAAATGAAAACAAAGCCGACTCAATCGGCCGTTAAAGCCATCAATTCTGTCGGCATCCAGCCGGACTTTATTATTGCTCGCTCTGAATATCCATTAGACGAACCGAGAAAAAAGAAAATTTCCATCTTTTGCAATGTTCAAAAAGAAGATGTTATTTCCGCGCCTGATATTCAAAACATTTATGAAGTTCCATTAAATTTTCAAAAAGAAAAATTAGGACAAAGAATTTTAAAAAAATTCAAATTAAGAGCCAAAAAGAAAAATTTAGAGGACTGGCAAAATTTAGTTAAGACAATTAAAAGTTCTAAAAAAAGAGTTAATATTGGCATCGTCGGAAAATATTTTAGTACAGGAAATTTTGTTTTATCCGATTCATATATTTCGGTCATTGAAGCGGTCAAGCATAGCGCTTGGCATCATAAAAGAGGAGTGAAAATCCATTGGCTTAATTCGGAAGAATACGAAAAATCGCCGCAAAAAATTAAGGAATTAAAAAATCTTGACGGCGTGATTGTTCCGGGCGGATATGGCGATAGGGGAACCGAGGGAAAAATTAAAACAATTGAGTTTTGCCGAAAAAATAAAATTCCTTATTTAGGCCTCTGCTATGGCATGCAATTGGCCGTCGTTGAATTCGCCAGAAATGTTTGCGGATTAAAAGACGCCAACACGATAGAAATCAATCCTAAAACCAAGTATCCAGTGATTGATATTATGCCGGAGCAGAAAGTTAAAATAAAGGAAAAGAATTACGGAGGCTCAATGCGGTTAGGCGCTTACAAATGCGAATTGGCGAAGGGAACGCGATCTCGGCAAGCGTATAAACGCAAGGAAATTTTCGAAAGGCATCGCCACCGCTATGAGTTTAATAATGATTTTAGGGCTCTTTTAGAAAAGAAAGGATTAATTATCGCCGGGGTTAATCCGGAGAAAAATTTAGTTGAAATTATTGAATTAAAAAATCACCCGTTTTTCGTGGCGACTCAATTCCATCCTGAATTCAAATCCCGCCCATTAAGCCCTCATCCATTGTTTCTGGAGTTTATTAAGGCAGGTCTTATTTCACGCTAA
- the rplI gene encoding 50S ribosomal protein L9 gives MKIILLQDVEKLGKKNEIKEVADGYARNFLIPNKMAVLATKSEVAKVEEQNRIKAQKAEEELARFQEVASQLDGVELEIVSKADDEGKLFGAVGAADIAEKLKEQGLEIDKSQIKTKKPLKEVGEYEITIELPHNLEVKIKAIVVAEKK, from the coding sequence ATGAAAATAATATTACTACAAGATGTGGAAAAGTTAGGCAAGAAAAACGAGATCAAAGAAGTGGCCGATGGTTATGCCCGCAATTTTTTAATTCCAAATAAAATGGCTGTTTTAGCCACCAAATCAGAAGTCGCTAAAGTAGAGGAGCAAAACAGAATTAAAGCCCAAAAAGCCGAAGAAGAATTGGCGCGCTTTCAGGAAGTGGCAAGCCAATTAGACGGGGTGGAATTAGAAATCGTCTCCAAGGCGGATGATGAAGGCAAACTTTTTGGAGCGGTAGGCGCCGCTGATATCGCCGAAAAATTAAAAGAACAAGGGCTTGAAATTGACAAGAGTCAAATTAAGACAAAGAAGCCACTTAAAGAAGTAGGGGAATACGAAATTACAATTGAATTGCCCCATAATTTGGAAGTTAAAATTAAAGCAATTGTTGTCGCGGAAAAAAAATAA
- a CDS encoding acylphosphatase, translated as MIKQIKIKVYGQVQMVMFRDSVRRQAKKLGLTGWVKNEPDDTVQIFAEGDEEGLKELVKWCYNGPVLARVDKIDVGWGEATGKFDKFEIEY; from the coding sequence ATGATCAAACAAATTAAAATTAAAGTTTATGGGCAGGTGCAGATGGTTATGTTTCGCGATTCAGTCCGGCGGCAGGCGAAAAAATTGGGTTTGACGGGCTGGGTTAAAAATGAACCAGACGACACAGTTCAAATATTTGCCGAAGGAGACGAAGAGGGGTTGAAAGAATTGGTTAAGTGGTGTTATAATGGACCTGTCTTGGCGAGGGTTGATAAAATAGATGTTGGGTGGGGAGAGGCCACTGGCAAATTTGATAAATTTGAGATAGAATACTAA
- a CDS encoding S41 family peptidase: MKKYISIPVWVLLLALVFGGGFWVGQDSIPSVNKIEGLANKDIGQPMDMSVDFNLFWDAWRVVETKYVDRSDLDKQNMVYGAISGLLGSLDDPYSVFMPPQESKKFMDDIKGSFEGIGAEIGIRKGILTVISPLEGNPAKKAGLMAGDKILKVDETITSDLTLDEAVNLIRGEGGTEVVLLIARDGLDETKEIKIIRDVIQIPIIKWEIKDGDIAYIQLYHFTENSAREFEKTIREVLKLNPEGLVLDVRNNPGGYLEVSVDIASWFLPKGETVVIEDFGDNGEENIRYRSRGYGALENLPTIVLINEGSASASEILAGALRDIKGIKLVGEKSFGKGSVQQMEKLDGGSSIKITIAKWLTPLGTNINKEGIAPDVEVELTLEDMEEMRDPQLEKALEMLR; this comes from the coding sequence ATGAAAAAATATATTTCTATTCCAGTTTGGGTTTTGCTTTTGGCTCTTGTTTTTGGAGGCGGGTTTTGGGTTGGGCAGGATAGCATTCCTTCGGTTAATAAAATTGAAGGATTGGCGAATAAAGACATTGGGCAGCCGATGGATATGAGTGTTGATTTTAATTTGTTTTGGGACGCTTGGCGCGTGGTTGAAACAAAATATGTTGACCGCTCTGATTTAGACAAGCAAAATATGGTCTATGGGGCGATTTCCGGCCTCTTGGGTTCATTAGACGACCCATATTCCGTCTTCATGCCGCCTCAAGAAAGCAAGAAGTTTATGGACGACATTAAAGGTAGTTTCGAGGGCATTGGCGCGGAGATAGGCATTCGCAAAGGCATTTTGACGGTTATTTCCCCATTAGAAGGCAATCCGGCGAAAAAGGCGGGGCTGATGGCGGGAGATAAAATTCTTAAGGTGGACGAAACAATCACTTCCGATTTAACGCTTGACGAAGCAGTCAATTTAATCAGAGGAGAAGGAGGAACAGAAGTGGTTTTGCTCATCGCCAGGGACGGGCTGGACGAAACGAAGGAAATAAAAATTATCCGAGATGTAATTCAAATCCCCATTATTAAATGGGAGATCAAGGACGGCGACATCGCCTATATCCAACTCTATCACTTTACCGAAAATTCAGCGCGCGAGTTTGAAAAAACAATTAGAGAAGTTCTTAAATTAAATCCCGAAGGTCTCGTTTTAGATGTTCGCAATAACCCGGGCGGTTATTTAGAAGTCTCCGTTGATATCGCGAGTTGGTTTTTGCCAAAAGGAGAAACAGTCGTAATTGAGGATTTTGGCGATAATGGGGAAGAAAACATCAGATACCGCAGCCGAGGATATGGCGCTTTGGAGAATCTTCCAACAATTGTTTTAATCAATGAAGGTTCCGCTTCCGCTTCAGAAATTTTAGCAGGCGCTTTGCGCGATATTAAAGGAATTAAACTTGTCGGAGAAAAAAGTTTCGGCAAGGGTTCGGTTCAGCAAATGGAAAAACTTGATGGCGGTTCTAGCATTAAAATCACAATCGCCAAATGGCTCACGCCGCTTGGAACAAACATCAACAAAGAAGGCATCGCGCCCGATGTGGAAGTAGAACTAACACTGGAAGATATGGAAGAAATGCGCGACCCGCAATTAGAAAAAGCGTTGGAGATGTTGAGGTAA
- a CDS encoding glycosyltransferase family 2 protein — translation MISIIITHHQTLALLKLCLKSIKENIGALDYEVIIVDSQSEEKTRDLIEEEFPSVKLIHFLKNVGYAKIVNAGIKAAKGDYILILNADILILKDSVSKMLKFIEIHPQVGAVGPRLLTFSNQPQSSCFRFHSIGAILARRTFFGRLKWGKEKLNRFLMANENLSVPRMVDWVQGSAILVSRVALEKVGLLDERFFMYFEDTDWCRRFWQNGYQVVYLPTAQMSHYYYRVSKKWGGLLDIFFNKYTRLHLISATKYFWKWRDNNSAIG, via the coding sequence ATGATTTCCATTATTATCACACACCACCAAACGCTGGCTTTGTTAAAACTTTGCTTGAAGTCAATTAAGGAAAATATTGGCGCTCTTGATTATGAAGTCATTATCGTTGATAGCCAATCAGAAGAAAAGACGCGCGACTTAATTGAAGAAGAATTTCCCTCAGTTAAATTAATTCATTTTCTAAAAAATGTCGGATATGCTAAAATTGTTAACGCCGGCATTAAAGCGGCAAAGGGGGATTATATTTTAATCCTTAACGCCGATATTTTAATTTTGAAAGATTCCGTTTCAAAAATGCTTAAATTTATTGAAATCCATCCTCAGGTCGGCGCGGTTGGTCCGCGGTTGCTGACTTTTAGCAATCAACCACAAAGTTCTTGTTTTAGATTTCATAGCATTGGAGCGATTTTGGCGAGACGAACATTCTTCGGTCGGCTCAAATGGGGGAAAGAAAAATTAAATCGTTTCTTAATGGCGAACGAAAATTTATCCGTTCCAAGAATGGTTGATTGGGTTCAGGGTTCAGCAATCTTGGTCAGCCGCGTTGCTCTTGAAAAAGTCGGCCTGCTGGATGAGAGATTTTTTATGTATTTTGAAGATACCGACTGGTGCCGCCGGTTTTGGCAAAACGGATATCAGGTCGTTTATCTGCCAACCGCCCAAATGTCCCATTATTATTATCGCGTCAGTAAAAAATGGGGTGGTCTCTTAGACATTTTTTTTAACAAATACACTCGCCTCCACTTAATCAGCGCCACCAAATATTTTTGGAAATGGCGAGACAACAATTCGGCTATCGGATAG
- a CDS encoding LCP family protein: MEIQEKKKKLIWIVGPLFVLAGFLALFFFKAGFTVSQVIDWTGAVLPSSADLPQLPEDDPNRLNILLLGMRGAEDNDNDGRFLSDTIILASIEKDTGKTALISLPRDLYVRIWCVPETKKINFAYAYGGLDCAKKTVSLVTGLFVDYAISVDFRALQETVEALGGITIYRETPFEESFQWAKEGWEEDKHWFIKEIDGEEKWVFYVPEGESELDSQTALYYARSRYSTNDFDRMRRQQQIILAIKEKALTLGVLANPVKVYNLMDVLGNNVKTDMNLSAIKQTIGLAAGLDLDNIKKEVIDISPNGLLYQTFIEEEYVLLPIGDNFDRIKEVCQNIFND, translated from the coding sequence ATGGAAATTCAGGAGAAGAAGAAAAAATTAATTTGGATTGTTGGTCCTCTTTTTGTTTTGGCGGGGTTTTTGGCGCTTTTCTTTTTTAAAGCGGGATTTACCGTGAGCCAAGTGATTGATTGGACGGGAGCTGTTTTGCCTTCTTCGGCTGACTTACCTCAATTACCGGAAGATGACCCGAATCGTCTTAATATTTTGCTTTTAGGAATGAGAGGAGCGGAAGATAATGATAACGATGGCAGATTTCTTTCTGATACGATTATTTTGGCGAGCATTGAAAAGGATACTGGCAAGACGGCTTTGATTTCATTGCCGCGCGACCTTTATGTTAGAATTTGGTGCGTTCCTGAAACAAAAAAAATCAACTTCGCCTATGCTTACGGCGGGCTGGATTGCGCTAAAAAAACTGTCTCTTTAGTGACGGGTCTTTTTGTTGACTACGCCATAAGCGTTGATTTTAGAGCGCTTCAAGAAACAGTTGAAGCCTTGGGCGGAATTACGATTTACAGAGAGACGCCGTTTGAAGAAAGTTTCCAGTGGGCGAAAGAGGGTTGGGAAGAAGACAAGCATTGGTTTATTAAAGAAATTGACGGCGAAGAAAAGTGGGTTTTTTATGTGCCCGAAGGCGAAAGCGAATTGGACAGCCAAACGGCTCTTTATTACGCCCGTTCCCGCTATTCAACGAATGACTTTGACCGAATGCGCCGCCAACAGCAAATAATTTTGGCGATTAAAGAAAAAGCCCTTACTCTGGGCGTTTTAGCAAACCCCGTCAAGGTCTATAATCTAATGGATGTTCTTGGCAATAATGTTAAAACAGATATGAACTTATCCGCCATTAAACAAACAATCGGTTTAGCGGCGGGTTTGGACTTAGATAATATTAAAAAAGAAGTAATTGACATCAGCCCGAATGGACTGCTTTATCAAACATTTATTGAAGAAGAATATGTCCTTTTGCCAATCGGAGATAATTTTGATAGAATCAAAGAAGTTTGCCAAAATATTTTTAACGATTAA
- a CDS encoding glycosyltransferase family 2 protein — MQKNLPVVSINLLTYNAEKYIKSCLNSVFSQAYPELEILIIDNASTDGTVEYLKKLPKRQNLKIVFNKKNVGFAAGHNQGIRKSGGEFVLCLNQDVILENGFVREAVEIFKKDRKIASVQGKLLRWNLGLSTIIDTTGLVIFKNRRIINREQGQIDQGQFENREEIFGADGAAPVYRREALEDVKIKEEYFDEDFFCYKEDVDLAWRLRLRGWKAIYQPKSVAWHARTAGDSAAKGYLSIVRERLKINKFGKFHAFKNQRLMQLKNEQPLLLIKHLPWFLPKEIISWVYVLLFEKYTWKAMKELFKLTPNAWRKRKIIMKKKKTSAKEMEKWFE, encoded by the coding sequence ATGCAAAAAAATCTTCCGGTGGTCTCAATCAATCTTCTAACTTACAACGCTGAAAAATATATTAAGAGTTGTTTGAATTCTGTTTTTAGCCAGGCCTACCCGGAACTGGAAATTTTGATTATTGATAACGCTTCAACGGACGGAACGGTTGAATATTTAAAGAAATTACCAAAAAGGCAAAACCTCAAAATTGTTTTTAATAAAAAAAATGTTGGTTTCGCGGCTGGACATAATCAAGGTATAAGAAAGAGCGGAGGAGAATTTGTTTTATGCCTCAACCAAGATGTTATTTTAGAGAACGGATTCGTTCGAGAGGCTGTGGAAATTTTTAAGAAAGACCGCAAAATAGCGTCCGTTCAGGGAAAACTTTTGCGCTGGAATTTAGGTCTGTCGACTATTATTGATACGACTGGTTTGGTCATTTTTAAAAACAGGCGAATTATTAACAGAGAACAAGGACAGATTGACCAGGGGCAATTTGAGAATCGTGAAGAAATATTCGGCGCGGACGGAGCGGCGCCTGTTTACAGAAGAGAGGCGCTGGAGGATGTTAAAATCAAAGAAGAATATTTTGACGAAGATTTTTTTTGTTATAAAGAGGATGTTGATCTCGCCTGGCGGCTGCGATTGCGCGGATGGAAAGCAATTTATCAGCCCAAGTCAGTCGCTTGGCACGCGCGAACAGCGGGCGATAGCGCGGCGAAAGGTTATTTATCAATCGTGAGAGAACGGCTGAAAATCAACAAGTTTGGCAAATTCCACGCTTTTAAAAATCAACGATTAATGCAATTAAAAAACGAACAGCCGTTATTGCTCATTAAACATCTGCCCTGGTTTTTGCCAAAAGAAATTATTTCCTGGGTCTATGTCCTGCTTTTTGAAAAATATACATGGAAAGCGATGAAAGAACTATTTAAACTAACCCCCAACGCCTGGCGAAAAAGAAAAATTATTATGAAGAAGAAAAAAACAAGCGCGAAGGAAATGGAGAAGTGGTTTGAATGA
- a CDS encoding O-antigen ligase family protein yields MNSSKAKNITILLAELAVIFLMVFGVVPREASLFLTGLMIFYFIFAPLKDSFWVFIASIPLFVALPLTENFDYMANWRILLVVLFLVLFFRQGVSINLVKNSLGKWRLKENLKHGLIEYLVGVFLIIGALSLFVADDLWIGAKKFIFLINVFLLFLIIRNLINKNKEAVSEILSALKVAVGLTLAIGFTQLIVVFFIPLHSFWHFWDRQVISVFYGQNLSELLSYSNTWFSYYAYQSPTLRMFSIFPDSHSFALFCVLSLPFLLAMIFTKHAKKKLYLGYFLLIVCLMAIIFSGSRGAWVSALGALLIFLFSILLFYSPTIRSKTDFFIPKIIGNWKKKIQLIFGCLIIFFLLFPIASGILLLSERTRTGMAPKMETISFFERARSIADFAETSVRGRLEIWQRTIDSIAARPVLGVGIGNYPLVLNEEMSSVKRGASAHNLYLDVAAEMGIFALLVLLAIFWQIIKKLWLIFQDKKEIKDAYLQSWASFFFLALIWVLGYSLFDVVLLNDKVLLFFMANLGLLYAAYAKKSSGGLNQSSNLQR; encoded by the coding sequence ATGAATTCATCAAAGGCAAAAAACATAACTATTCTTTTAGCCGAATTGGCGGTTATTTTTTTAATGGTATTTGGCGTCGTCCCTCGAGAAGCAAGTTTGTTTTTGACCGGCTTGATGATTTTTTATTTCATTTTCGCTCCCTTAAAGGATTCTTTTTGGGTTTTTATCGCTTCTATCCCTTTGTTTGTCGCCTTGCCATTAACCGAAAATTTTGATTATATGGCAAACTGGCGGATTTTGTTAGTTGTTTTATTTCTTGTTTTGTTTTTTAGACAAGGCGTATCAATTAATTTGGTTAAAAACAGTTTAGGAAAGTGGCGTCTAAAAGAGAATCTAAAGCATGGTTTGATTGAATATTTAGTGGGCGTCTTTTTAATCATTGGCGCTCTCTCTCTTTTTGTCGCGGATGATCTTTGGATCGGCGCCAAAAAATTTATTTTTCTAATTAATGTTTTTCTTTTGTTTTTAATTATTCGCAATTTGATTAATAAAAACAAAGAAGCTGTTTCCGAAATATTAAGCGCGCTCAAGGTCGCAGTTGGCTTGACTCTGGCCATCGGTTTTACCCAATTAATCGTTGTTTTTTTTATTCCCCTGCATTCATTTTGGCATTTTTGGGACAGGCAGGTTATTTCCGTTTTTTACGGACAAAATTTAAGCGAACTTTTGTCTTACAGCAATACATGGTTTTCTTATTACGCTTACCAGTCGCCAACCTTGCGAATGTTTTCTATCTTTCCCGACTCTCATTCTTTCGCTCTTTTTTGCGTTCTTTCTTTACCTTTTTTATTAGCAATGATTTTCACGAAACACGCTAAAAAAAAATTATATCTCGGTTATTTTCTTTTAATCGTATGTTTAATGGCTATTATTTTTTCTGGCTCAAGAGGCGCCTGGGTGAGCGCTTTAGGCGCGCTTCTGATTTTTTTATTTAGCATTCTGCTTTTTTATTCACCAACAATTCGTTCAAAAACGGATTTCTTTATTCCTAAAATTATTGGAAATTGGAAAAAAAAGATACAACTTATTTTTGGGTGTTTGATTATCTTTTTTCTTTTGTTTCCGATTGCTTCAGGCATCCTTTTGCTTTCTGAAAGAACGCGAACGGGAATGGCGCCAAAAATGGAAACAATTTCTTTTTTTGAAAGAGCGAGGAGTATCGCTGATTTCGCGGAAACATCAGTTAGAGGTCGTTTAGAAATTTGGCAAAGAACGATTGATTCAATCGCGGCGCGCCCTGTTTTAGGGGTGGGAATAGGGAACTATCCCTTAGTCCTTAACGAAGAGATGTCGTCGGTTAAAAGAGGAGCCTCGGCGCATAATCTTTATCTTGATGTCGCTGCGGAAATGGGAATTTTTGCTCTTCTTGTTTTACTGGCGATTTTTTGGCAGATAATTAAAAAATTGTGGCTCATTTTTCAGGACAAAAAAGAAATAAAAGACGCTTATTTGCAATCTTGGGCAAGTTTTTTCTTTCTTGCTCTGATCTGGGTTTTAGGATATAGTTTATTTGATGTAGTTCTCCTTAACGATAAAGTCCTTTTGTTTTTTATGGCTAATCTTGGTCTTTTATACGCGGCTTATGCAAAAAAATCTTCCGGTGGTCTCAATCAATCTTCTAACTTACAACGCTGA